One Chionomys nivalis chromosome 4, mChiNiv1.1, whole genome shotgun sequence genomic region harbors:
- the LOC130873658 gene encoding olfactory receptor 8D2-like, giving the protein MNHSSMTDFILEGLTKRPELQVPLFILFLVIYVSTVVGNLGMILLITISSQLHSPMYYFLSHLSFIDLCYSSVITPKMLVNFVSEKNIISFSGCMTQFYFFLLFAISEGYLLTAMAYDRYVAICSPLLYNIVMSQRVCSIMMTVVYSLGFFGATVHTTRLTMLSFCGSHSISHYFCDILPLLSLSCSSTHINEILLFIIGGINTLVPTLAVIISYAFILTSILRIRSTEGRSKAFGTCSSHILAVGIFFGSITFMYFKPPSSNNTEDDKVSSVFYTTVTPMLNPLIYSLRNKDVQNALKKVVRGRQSS; this is encoded by the coding sequence ATGAACCACTCTTCAATGACTGACTTCATCCTTGAAGGACTAACAAAACGCCCAGAGCTTCAGGTCCCACTGTTCATCTTGTTTTTGGTGATATATGTGAGCACAGTGGTGGGAAACTTGGGCATGATCCTTTTAATCACCATCAGTTCTCAACTTCACTCTCCAATGTATTATTTTCTCAGTCACTTATCCTTCATTGACCTCTGCTACTCCTCTGTCATCACGCCCAAGATGTTGGTGAACTTTGTATCTGAGAAGAACATCATCTCTTTTTCGGGGTGCATGACTCAGTTttacttcttcctcctttttgctATTTCAGAAGGCTACCTCCTTAcagccatggcctatgaccgctatgttgCCATCTGTAGCCCACTGCTTTACAACATTGTCATGTCCCAAAGGGTCTGTTCCATAATGATGACTGTGGTATACTCATTGGGTTTCTTTGGGGCTACTGTTCATACAACACGCTTGACAATGTTGTCCTTCTGTGGGTCTCATAGTATCAGCCATTATTTTTGTGACATTCTTCCCTTGTTGTCTCTATCTTGCTCCAGCACTCATATCAATGAAATACTGCTATTTATTATTGGTGGAATTAATACCCTAGTGCCTACACTGGCTGTCATCATCTCTTATGCTTTCATCCTAACTAGTATTCTTCGTATCCGCTCCACTGAAGGACGTTCCAAAGCCTTTGGCACTTGTAGCTCCCATATTTTGGCTGTGGGAATCTTCTTTGGGTCTATAACATTCATGTATTTCAAGCCACCTTCCAGCAATAATACGGAAGATGATAAAGTGTCCTCTGTGTTCTACACCACAGTGACCCCAATGCTGAATCCCCTAATATACAGCCTGAGAAACAAGGATGTACAAAATGCACTGAAAAAGGTGGTTAGGGGAAGGCAGTCATCTTAa
- the LOC130873706 gene encoding LOW QUALITY PROTEIN: olfactory receptor 8D1-like (The sequence of the model RefSeq protein was modified relative to this genomic sequence to represent the inferred CDS: deleted 1 base in 1 codon): MSTGNNSATTVFVLVGLTQQSELLLPLFLLFLGIYTMTVLANSGMILLITVSPLLHTPMYYFLSSLSFVDLCYSTVITPKMLVNFLGKKNLILYSECMAQLFFFVIFVVAECYLLTAMAYDRYVAICRPLLYNVIMSSRLCLLLVLVSFILGLLSAIAHTSAMMKLSFCKSHIINHYFCDVLPLLNLSCSSTRLNELLVFIIAGLNTLVPTIAVIASYIFIFSNILHISSSEGRPKAFGTCSSHLVAVGIFFGSITFMYFKPPSSNTLEGEKVSSVFYTTVIPLLNPLIYSLRNKDVKKALGRFLVGR, from the exons ATGAGCACTGGAAATAATTCTGCAACAACAGTGTTTGTCCTGGTGGGATTAACTCAGCAGTCAGAGCTCTTGCtgcccctcttccttctgttcctgggAATCTATACTATGACAGTATTGGCGAACTCGGGCATGATTCTGCTAATCACAGTCAGCCCACTGCTGCATACTCCCATGTATTATTTTCTCAGCAGCTTGTCCTTTGTTGATCTCTGCTATTCCACTGTTATTACACCTAAAATGTTGGTGAACTTTCTTGGGAAGAAAAATCTGATCTTGTATTCTGAGTGCATGGCCCAGCTCTTTTTCTTTGTGATCTTTGTGGTGGCTGAGTGTTACCTCCTGACTGCCATGGCA TAtgatcgctatgtggccatctgcagaCCATTATTGTATAATGTGATCATGTCGTCTAGGCTCTGTTTACTGTTAGTTCTGGTTTCCTTCATCCTAGGCCTTTTGTCTGCCATTGCACACACAAGCGCTATGATGAAACTGAGCTTTTGTAAATCCCACATTATAAACCATTACTTCTGTGATGTTCTCCCCCTCCTCAACCTCTCCTGCTCCAGCACACGTCTCAATGAGCTTCTCGTATTTATTATTGCAGGACTCAACACCTTGGTGCCTACCATAGCTGTTAttgcttcttatatcttcatcTTCTCCAACATCCTTCACATCAGCTCATCAGAGGGTCGGCCCAAAGCTTTTGGAACCTGCAGCTCTCATCTTGTGGCTGTGGGGATCTTTTTTGGTTCTATCACCTTCATGTATTTCAAACCTCCTTCTAGTAATACTTTGGAGGGAGAGAAAGTGTCCTCTGTATTTTATACCACAGTGATCCCCTTGTTGAATCCATTAATATATAGTTTGAGGAACAAAGATGTGAAGAAAGCTTTGGGAAGATTCTTGGTGGGTAGATAA